A window from Leguminivora glycinivorella isolate SPB_JAAS2020 chromosome 16, LegGlyc_1.1, whole genome shotgun sequence encodes these proteins:
- the LOC125234719 gene encoding uncharacterized protein LOC125234719 gives MATITMSELSTGIEDATTNAPCKKVLEGILNDYMDLAYGKETPYTTGKTIVPSGSTIEDVNKAIADGTTKKPYKDVFVRISETVKSGHSASQKNDGSWDAKLTPVLVLVRANNA, from the coding sequence ATGGCCACTATAACCATGTCCGAGCTTTCCACCGGCATCGAGGATGCCACCACGAACGCGCCCTGCAAGAAGGTTCTAGAAGGAATCCTAAACGACTATATGGATCTCGCGTACGGAAAGGAAACTCCATACACCACTGGCAAAACAATCGTCCCCTCTGGATCTACCATTGAAGATGTGAACAAGGCGATCGCTGATGGCACCACGAAGAAACCTTACAAAGATGTGTTCGTAAGAATCTCTGAGACGGTGAAGAGTGGACATAGCGCTTCTCAGAAAAATGATGGCAGTTGGGACGCTAAGTTAACACCAGTACTGGTACTTGTAAGGGCTAATAATGCTTAA